In one Nicotiana sylvestris chromosome 8, ASM39365v2, whole genome shotgun sequence genomic region, the following are encoded:
- the LOC138874944 gene encoding uncharacterized protein, whose product MVGEKVLLKVSPMKGVLRFGKKGKLIHPYIGPFEVLERIGEIAYKLALLPRLSGIHPVFHVSMLQKYYSDLSHILDFSTVQLDGDLTYDVEPVAILERQVQKLR is encoded by the coding sequence atggtgggtgagaaggttttACTcaaagtttcacccatgaagggtgtgttgaggtttggaaagaagggcaagttgatccATCCgtatattggtccttttgaggttcttgagaggattggagagatagcctacaagcttgcattgcTACCTAGACTATCAGGTattcacccagtgtttcatgtttctatgcttcaaaAGTATTATAGTGATCTGTCacatattttggatttcagcactgttcAGTTAGATGGGGACTtaacttatgatgtagagccggtggccattttggagcggcaggttcaaaagttgagataA
- the LOC138874945 gene encoding uncharacterized protein — protein MKVVASDIAIIDISCGSLSAPIHVSLPVGDSIIMHRVYRWCLVTICGYETRVDLLLLGIVDFDVILGVDWLSPYDATLDCHVKTMTLAMPGLPRHKTDGWEGCEAYLVFLRDVSVDTPTVESLLVVRDFSDVFVADLPGMHPDRDINFGIDLVPGTYPISIPPYRMAPVELNELNEQLQKLLDKSFIRLSVSPWGALDLFEKKKDCTIRKCTDYR, from the exons ATGAAGGTAGTTGCATCAGATATTGCCATCATAG ATATATCTTGTggttctttgagtgctcctatacaTGTGTCCTtgcctgtgggagattctattattatGCACCGTGTCTATCGGTGGTGTTTAGTCACTATTTGTGGTTatgagactagagttgatctattgctactTGGTATAGTAGACTTTGATGTGATCTTAGGTGtggattggttgtctccctaTGATGCTACTCTGGATTGTCATGTCAAGAccatgacattggctatgccaggtttgCCGCG GCACAAaacagatggttgggaagggtgtGAAGCATATCTAGTCTTTTTGAGGGATGTCAGTGTTGATACTCCTACCGTTGAGTCACTTCTGGTTGTGAGAGATTTTTCAGATGTGTTCGTAGCAGACTTGCCAGGCATGCAtcccgacagggatattaattttggtattgacttggtgccgggaacttatcccatttctattccaccatatcgtatggcaccagtagagttgaATGAGTTAAATGAACAACTTCAGAAGTTGCTCGATAAGAGTTTCATCCGGctgagtgtttcaccttggggtgctctggATTTGTTTGAGAAGAAGAAGGATTGTACTATACGGAAGTGTActgattataggtag